Genomic window (Daucus carota subsp. sativus chromosome 5, DH1 v3.0, whole genome shotgun sequence):
CGAACTTCTTACTTTCAGCTAGCATTGACCAATCTAGTTTGGGTTCGAACTGCTTTATTGGTTGATTATGAATATTCAGTATGATGATACCGAAATCAATTGGCACTTCATACTCAGTCTGGACGACTtctgatttttgaaaaaaacacTTAAACTTTATTCTTCATCTTGGCATGAACTTATTAATGAGCTCCTTCTAGTGATTCTGTTATTGCTTCAGTTTCATTTGGTTGTTTGATTCTCCATGTACCAGTTCATCAACTGTCgattttaatatatacttaCTTATTAGTTCTTGTCTTGCTACTATATTTGGTTAACGTTATCTCTATACCGTACTATCTTACATACCACTTGTTGGGCTTATTAAGTGAACCTAACTTTATAATACTTAATATGATTTTTTCCGCTTAGGATCGACCTCGTACGGATTTATTTTTGGACATCTTCCAAAAGGTCTCGTAATAATGGTGTCATTCGGTTGCTTGTATTCTAGTTATCTAGCCCATTATTGTTGAGTCgctcgactagtcgcgactagtcgtcgactagtcgaGCAGTCGCTAGGCAGAGGTCGACTAGGAGAATGTCAGTGTTTCGCCCGACTGGTgttcgactagtcgactagtcgggtCGAATAGTCGACCCAGTTACATGCACACACACTTACATACATACACAACAACACTGTTATACACACTGATACACACACTTATACACACTGATACACATACATACTTGTACACAcacttatatatacacacaaagtAATCTGCAGTAGCTATTTTTTTAATGTCcgcacacgcacacacacactTATTTATCTGCAGAATGGCTGAGGCTCGAACGAGGCTGTTTATGATCCGTCTAATGACCCCAAAAGGAAGGCCAAATCTGCTGATCCGGCCTGGAAATATGGATTTTGGCcggatttaaataataataatgtggtgcattttttgttaaaaaaatatgtgttcGGGGGTTAGAAGATTGAAGCAACATCTTGCAGGTGGATATGCGGATGTATTAATGTGCCCCAAAACTACAATGACAATTCAGAAAGAGATGAAAGAGTATATTGACAAACATGCCAAGAATTTAGAAGTTagaacacacatatataatttattacacatataaatataagtatatataatatataattatatattattaattttatactttGTCGACTAGTGTCGACTAGTCTACGACTAGTCACAACTCGACTAGCCGGAGAGTCCGaacgactcgactcgactcgactcgacttacCGACATAACAACCATGATCTAGCCCCTCCCATAATTGATGTGGGACCACTTCTAACAGAGCAAAAGCTGAACCTACACAATGAAAGACCCGGAAGATGAATTCACAAAAGTTTATCAGCATCAAGATCCCTCCATTTGActagttaaattatattgtgCAGAAAAAATGACACTTAAAGTGCTCCATGAAATTCTTAAGATCTATGAATTTAAGATGTTGTAGAGGAGATCTATCAAGTCAAACCATGGGCATGTACTTAATGTGATAAATGTCTCAGTGGCTCAAGATCCTAAAAATGTAGTTGTGTGACAGGGGcgtaatcgagccgagccgagtcgaacactgccaggctcggctcgagctcgactgaaAAGTTCAGGGCTCGTTCGATCGAGCCTTAAAGTTCAAGTTCGAAACTCGGTTCGTACACAGTTTgataggctcgagttcggctcgaaagctcgaatcgagtcaccaaatattgacaaaaactcgaaatatgcTCGGTTTGgctcgagttcgattcgattaaatatataaattataaataacatattaaatatatttgtaaaaatatatttataataaaaataataaaaaatagtagaggctcgataaggctcgcgaatcttacgagccgagtaatttgaagttcgagttcggctcggtaaaatatctaaatagatcgagctcggctcgatcaTTATCGAATCGaattcgaatattttacgagccgagctcgagtagctcatgaacagtttggtttgtttacaccCCTAGTTGTGTCTAAAAACAATCTAAGTAAAGATAAAAGAAGTTATAGATGATTTATGATGAATTTGAAAAAGTTATTGTTAGAGAAGTTGGTGAAGATGAGTTTTACACTTTGAAAGAGTTGGATGAAATGGATCTgacttaggggccgtttggctgggcttaaaagaagtgatttattacttaaaataaagaaatggattaaaagtgataagttggtttgaacttataagctattacaagtgtttggataccgtgacttataagttttataggtgtttggataacttaacttataagttgataTAATTTCGTAggtttgtaatataattatttgatatttacgaaataaattgagaaaaattaatgaaaatattagatcaaattaatatttattttatataaaaaaatggttTTTGGTATGCTTTGTCTCTCATTTTGTTATaagtttcatttatttatttcttaagaTTATATTAACAATATAATTCAGGAATGAATGAAAAGATTTAATCAAACTTCGGTTATTAACTTATTCAATATCAATAACTTAAATaagtgaaattatgatttgaaatGACTAAAATGTCTCATATTTAACTATTTAAGTGATCCATAAGTgtgtttaaaaaatttatataaatattaatatataatattaatatatttgagtatttcataaaattgaagacaaaaaattaaaataaaaaaaattcttatattCAATCACCTCATATTTAAATAGAGATAATATGAAATaacaagagaaagaaaaaataaacaaaaggaGGAAGCAATGGGGAGGAAGctaaagaagcagaagttgagGTCCGAAAAAAACCGGACTTCGTAGCTTCTTTTATCTGAATTTTTTTACTGTATTTAAGTGCTTCCAATGTTAGCCAAACGCAGAGCAAAAAAAGTGGATGTGGGCTTCCAGGATTTTAAGCCCAGAAGCCCTATTGCCAAACACACACTTACTTAGCATGATAATGCTCAAATATAAGATTCAAAAATTGATAGAGGACATGCTCTGTAGACTAAACATAGatccaaaaatatatgtttCAGTATTTTAGAAGAAAAGAGCTGGGATGATAGTATTGATAATCCCAAAAAATATGACACCTGCCcttttacaaaactatttaacaTTCACACTTCCCAGTATTCATAGAAGAACTATATAGACTAACTAGTGTGAAGGAAATATTTGAGAAAAGAAATGGAGAACTTGAACTCCTACAATGCCTTAAGttaaaaaatgaatacttgaaaTAGAAGCACAACTATGCTGAGCAAGTTCAGGAAAGTGTTAAAGAcaaagttcgaaataaatttgattatggAAACGTAAATAACGGTAGCAAAAATTATGCTCTAGCAGAATTTAAATCTTGATGGGTCAATACTTAAAATATGATCAGAGGAATTCAAACTTATGTTTTGATGGAGTATTGGTTCAGAGTTCAAAATTATAATGGACCGGAGCAGAGTTGTTGTGGTGGGTTCGAGCTTGTACTCTTCTGATGAACGTAATTAAAATCTGACAAGGTTTCAGGGATGAAACTGAAAATAAACTCCGAAATATATCCTGTTAAATgttattaaatcaaaataattaacttGTAATACAATATTTGcagttaaattttattcaatatatatatatgcaatgtGAAAATTTGGTAGAGGAACAAGTCCGAACTTCTTCCGAAAACCCTAAGAAAACATTAGTCTCTTTCTCTCTGTAAACACGTGAATTTTATTTAGATAGATTTTAGCTGCTTGTCGATATTGAGTTTTGCCATTTTTGTGACCAGATCCATTTGACCTGTTTTATCCTCGAAAAAATATTACTACAATCCATCACGGCAATAATATCTCCAAAAATAATCAAGTCCTTTCGAGGATTTGACGACTTAgctatttcattatattttgtttagtgACGGTGAAAGCTAAGCTATTCTTCCTTtctcatttcattttaattatatcttGTTTATTTCATTATTGGATCTTGTAATTTGATGTCTTggtgttttgttttattttattttattgttgatCGGTTAATCTGCATATTCTTGTTGATCCATGTAATTGTCTTATTATTTTTGGGTAATATAATTCAGCAACATGAAAACtattaaaacaatttgtaaattgcaagtaaaaattgaatttaataTCTACAAAGTTCTTCTTGCATAATTTTAGCAAGAAATACATGGAAATAATGTATAAGTTTCTATCTACGTACATACAAGTTTTTTGTTCAACAAGGATATGAAGTACGCAAGTTGATAGGCAAACACGAAGTGTTCTTCCAAGCCCGAGCGTGCAATTTGAGTATTTCAGCAGCTCTTTCTTTAATCTTCTCCCCACAATCCGTTTGAATCGCCAAGCACAACTTCGCCACAACTCCAAGTTGCAACATCTCCTGAAGAACGTTTGAAGTCGTTGCCGAAAACTTTGCAATAGACAATAAAATCTTCACAGCCTTCTCGCTGGCCAACTGCGAAACCCTAAGTATCTTTTTCGACACAATGGCTAATCCAGCTCCGTGGTTTAACAGCTCTGCTCTTCCCTCCGCGCATTGGCACAGCTGGTCGAGGACTACAAGCACCATCTCGCAAACTCTTTTGTCTGATGAATGATCGCATAGAAAATCAACCATTACGCTAACTGCCCCGGCTTCTACAGCCTTGATCCGGTTTCTACCTTCGGGGCATATAGATATTAATAATTGTAATGCCGCTTTTGAGGCCTTGGATGAAATTTGTTCCCGtaaaatttgaactaattcAACAAAGAAATCATTTCTCAAACTCGTCTTCTGTAACGGACCAGCGACTTTTAGAATTGATTTTAACATAATGACCGAGTAAGTTCGAGATTCGTAGTTGTCACACTGCATCAGCCGCATCAGTGACTCAATGAACTCTCCTTTCTCTCCATTAAGAGATTTCAAGCTCTTCTCGGATAGTTGGAGGTGACACATAATGttaagtgcttcatcatcagcTCTGCTGAGTTCAAACCCGTCTTCGATTCCATTCGATGTTGCAATACCGCTGCTTGTAATAATCGAAGCTAAGATCTCGCATGCACCTGCATCTTCCATGTACCGTTTGTTGGTTTCATTTTCGGAAGCTATGAATTTCAGCTTTCTAAGGCACTCCATTTGCAACTTGGGGCACTTGGCATCCTTGAGAAGCTTCACGAGCTGCGATTTACTAACCGGAGGCCTCGGAGTCGGGATTCTGTCGACTCCGTATGATGCATTGAGGGTGCACCAAGACTGAATAAGTCGTCGCAGTGTATGATTCGGTGTCAACTCCGAATCTCCGAGTTTTAGTTTCGTCACCGGACACGTATCGTTTTTCCCTGCATATATCCACTTCTCGATACTCATCCGATCGTACGTTATCCCTGTTGAAAGGATCACCGGATCCTTCATCATCTCCAGAGAAATCGGGCACAAAAAAAAGTTGGGAATATCAAGCTCGTCCATTAAATTCTAACAAAAAAATCGAATAAATGAAGAATCAGGTAGAGGAATAAATGAAAAATCGAATAAATGAAGAATCAGGATCAAGATCTATTCAGCTTATGACAAAGATTAGGTTTGACAAATTTGATATAGCAATAAGGTAGAGGAAGTTGAGAATGATTACCAGAAGTAGAAATGCTATGGTtatatataagttgatatagttGTGGTTGGAGAGAAGTTtagaaatcaaacaaaaaaaagtcaaaacacgcaaaatacaaaaaaatgtgTGAAGAGATCGAGTGTGACAAATAAAGAAGACTTTTCAAAACAAAGGGAGCAAGGATATACTTGTAGTTCTCAACCATACACTAGGTCACAAATCGGTGAGCcgtataaaaaaatttgtcGTAACGAGTCATGTCAAAACGGTGGATTTGACTTTGTTAAAAACACAAGTTGATTAAAGGGCTAAAACTCGTGCTTAAAATAACTAGTGGGCTCCTACTTGGAGAGTTGAAAGGTGCCGACAACTTGTGGTGGAGAAGCATTATTTTAGGAGGCCGTTACTTTACGACCGTTTAGTGGCCAGGCATGTTTGTAAGACTATTCTCAAAATGTGAATCTCGTTGAATTTTTGTTACAGGATTACGATGAACATGTTACATCTTTGGATTAATTAAGGTGTTTAACTTATTCAATGAAGACGGTGGTTACGATTCTAATTGCATTTTTAACGCTATTAATATAGGAGATTAACGGCTGAAAGTCGTGAAAAACACggttaatatttttcttcttcttgtatATGCTTAAAAACAAAATGTGATACTCTTTGAAGTCCACAGGTGCTATCAAATTCATTAGCATATCGTTATCCCACCCGCAACGTGGTTTAGTTCTATGCTATCATTAGTCTCTCCAGTTTCCATTGTTGTCACGAGCTATCATAAGATTATGTCTTGACAGTTTGACTCAATTAGGTTTGGTAGATTTAGTTTCACAGTTCCCACAAGGTTTTTTGTCTCTTCCACAGAAGTTAAGGATTCGTAATTGTCTTGTTCTGGGGGATCATATTCATGATTGGTGTTGAGACAAATTGTTCTTGGTATTAGCTATGAGGGAGCTCTTAAGAAAACTATTATGGTTTTTAGCCTTTTAAGTGGAACTAAAAAAGCCTCACTAATTAAAAATGCTGCGTAGCCCATAAAGTTTCCCCAAATATATTTCCCTGAATCGTAATCGTCAATATTTCTCGATTAGTATGTCGATTACGTGGTTTAATGGCTTCTTCACGTTTTGAGATCATCATCGCCGTCCAGATTCGCCATTACAAGTGAGATGGATAACACCGTTTTTTGGTTTGTATTGGGGATAACAAAGCTACCTAGGATTTAAGCTATTTGCTGCCGTTGATGGAACTAATCGGATATGAGCCAATCACCACCGCAACCATTCAGGTCACCACTCTCTCTTCTTTGTTTGTACGCATGTATCTGTATGTATCTATCACAACTCAATTCTCAATTGTGtgtttaatttctttctttcactTTTGTTGCAATTCAAGTTTCAATTATAGTCAGATCTGATATTGATTCATTCAAGTACTACTATCATGCATGTTTGTTTGATTTTATCTATTAAACTATCGAGATTCTCATCGTGTGGTTTAATTGTAATGTTTTGGTGATGGTGATTGGTGAGCATGAATCTAGGTGATATGCAATCGTAAGAAATTCTATTTTAACTTTTTGATAAAACTGAAATGGAATTGCATTATAATGTTTTAACTTCTGTTATCGGCGTAGATCTATGATTGGATAAGTACAATTTCTACGAGATATCTGTTTCACTCGGCGTGTCAGCTGTAAAACTTGAATTTTCTGTTTCTGAAAATACGAGATTGATTTGGGAGATAGTTCATAATTATGTGGATTTGGATGTTGTGAATCATGGTGTAACGGAGGTTACGTTTTGAATCCATAATTATCATGATTTTTAGATATTTAGGCAATAATTTATTCTTAAATTAGATTGGCTTTAATTACGAGATCTCTTTTATTCTCTATTCATTATTTGTCTCCATTAGCTTTAATTAGAACAGTTACATTTTGAATTGTAATTGTGATtggataaatattctttatgaatatttaaataCCTTTAAGTACCATTTATGGGAGTCATTAATCATGActttattgtgcctttaatggctttattgtgcctttaatggggctttattgtgcctttaatGGCTTTTTGTTCCAATTTGGATGCCATTTTATGGCTTATTTGACTTGTtgatgattatatataatatatttaatcatgttttaaactttattttattcatcacttaaattattaatttttaatgtgtctaaccaaaggattttcctttggttagaaattagtttatatttctatattttttaatttatttttgttatatatactcttttgttttgttttattagattttctatcatttttacattacattaaatatatatatatatgtgtgtgtgtgtgcgcgcgcgcgtgtgtgtgatTTACTTGTATACAGATTTATGTttttttggtttgttttgtttttttcaggATAATTTGGAAGCGAGCTGGTTCGTGGCTTATGGGTGTTCTTTTCTcattcatttaa
Coding sequences:
- the LOC108221090 gene encoding E3 ubiquitin-protein ligase PUB23, whose amino-acid sequence is MDELDIPNFFLCPISLEMMKDPVILSTGITYDRMSIEKWIYAGKNDTCPVTKLKLGDSELTPNHTLRRLIQSWCTLNASYGVDRIPTPRPPVSKSQLVKLLKDAKCPKLQMECLRKLKFIASENETNKRYMEDAGACEILASIITSSGIATSNGIEDGFELSRADDEALNIMCHLQLSEKSLKSLNGEKGEFIESLMRLMQCDNYESRTYSVIMLKSILKVAGPLQKTSLRNDFFVELVQILREQISSKASKAALQLLISICPEGRNRIKAVEAGAVSVMVDFLCDHSSDKRVCEMVLVVLDQLCQCAEGRAELLNHGAGLAIVSKKILRVSQLASEKAVKILLSIAKFSATTSNVLQEMLQLGVVAKLCLAIQTDCGEKIKERAAEILKLHARAWKNTSCLPINLRTSYPC